The genome window GGTTCCCTGATTCCGTAGATGCCTTTGCAGGCTCCGCGGGCTAATTCCCATGGACTGCGCCGTTGTTTCAATGCTGGGCTCCCCCAGGGGCAGCGATTTGAGCAGTCGGCTCCTGACCTGCTGGTCGAGCCGTTCGGTCTTACAGCGGGCAAGATAATCGAAAACAAGTTTGTCGTTTTGCATTGCAATTTCAGCATTTGCAGTGAGCAGGGTCTTGTGAGCGTCCTGAAGGCTGAAAACGATGGCATTATCTTGCATGGCAAAATACACCGGGGCCTGGAACAGTCGCTCGTACTCCCTGCCCTCCCCCCACTTTTCATGCATGAACTCCACCTTTACAGGATTAAGCGAGGCATCATAAAGCATCCTGGCGTAAAAAACCGCCGCCGCCATAAAGGCATCCACCGAGGCTCCCACAGGCAAGGGGCGTCCGGCAAAGGGGGTGAAACAGAGAGCATCGCCGTCATCCCGCGAGTCAATGCGCACTTCCACTTCATCGCTGATAATCTGATATACCCGGCAAAGGCGTTCCAAAGCCTCGCGCAAGTCCCGGCTGGCCAGCAATGCGGGGCCAAGGGCATGAAAGGTGACCGGGTGAATATGCCGGATTACCCGCAGGCCAAGGCAAGGATCCCTGGATTGCTCCACGGCAAGATTCCATAACCGCGCTATCTTATCTATCTCTATTCTCTGGCCGGGTTGTCCAAGAACCTTCTCATCAATCGCGGCTTTTTTCAAAAGCTCTTTGCTGTTGAGGCCGTAAAAGGCGCAAGTCCTGGCAATAACGACAGCCCATGAACTGATGGTTGTGGGATGCGTTGCTAAAAATTGATTCATCGCTCAAGCCCTGGCATCGAATGACTGAAAGTTGGCATTTACTGACCTGAAAAACAGGCGAAAACCCTGTACATGGATCTGCAGGCGGAACGAGTCTGTAAACATAAATAGCATGAAAATGGAATTTTTCCAATTGATTGGTCTGCAAGCGGCCGCCATTGCCGCGTTTAAGGAGAAGAGCATGAAAAATAGGCTGACGGGATTTGGGTTCCTCCTGGCGGGAAGCGTCAATATTGCCGGGATTCTTCTTTTCAGCAAGTTGTTTACCAATGACCTGATGCAAAGTCTTGATCCCGCGGTTTTTTCCAATGTGGGCATTGCATCCATAATTTTATGGGGCATGGCTTACCTGTCTGTCAGGGATCGATTTCAGGCCGCGCCTCAAATTGTGGGAGTTTTCATGGTCGAAAAGTTTTTTTACGCTGCTGTTTGGGGTCAATGGATTTTTCATCATTGGAAGGACCTGGGGAACGTTTATCAGGAGGACCTGATTACAGGCCTTTTTTTCTCGGTCTACGGGCTGAATGATTTTCTATTTGGGGTGTTTTTTCTAATTGTCTTTATTTCGTGCACCAGAAAGGGAGAAAGTGATGACCCAGTTGTCAGGATCTAAAGCAGTGATAACAGGCGGAGCAATGGGAATCGGGCTGGCGACGGCCAAGCGGCTTCTGGACGAGGGATGTCAGGTGGCTATATGGGACATCAACAAGGAAGCCCTTATGCAGGCGGAAAAGGAACTCAAGGAGGAAGGGGATCGAGTGCTTTTTTGCCAGTGTGATGTGTCGGATGAAGAGCAAGTCTATCATTACGCCCAAGTTGTGCAAAATGCCATGGGCCAGGTGGATATTTTAATAAACAATGCGGGGATGGTTGTTCCCGGACGGTTTTGCCAATACAAGCCCTCTGTGAGGGAAAAGGAAACCCGAGTGAACCTGCTGGCCATGTATTACACGATTTACGCCTTTCTGCCTGGGATGTATGAACGGAATTGCGGCCACATTGTAAACATATCCTCGGGCGCGGGCCTGGTGGGCATGCCGGACCTCGCCGCATACTGCGCCGCCAAATGGGCTGTATACGGCCTGACCGAGTCTTTGCGTTTTGAAGCGATCGTGGATGGAAAAACCGGCGTGCATTTCTCCTCCGTTCATCCGGGCATTCTTAAAAAGGGCATGTTTGAGGGGAGCAAGCTGAATCTGCTGGGAGAAATAATGATTCCCCGCGTGAATGACCATGACTCGATTGCCGGAGTAATCGTGAACCGGGCCTTAAAGAAAAACCGGTATATTGTCAAGTTCCCCAAAAGCCTGCATATGGGCCCATTGGCGCGCGGGTTGATGCCGGATCGCATGATGAACAGCATTATGCTGCTGGCCGGAATAGGGGATTCCATGAAAAACTGGACCGGGTCCGGGCGGGATCAATAAACAAAATCAAGAACATGCTGCTTGATGGGGATCTCCCTTACTTCCTCCAAAACTCAGGGACGAAGAGGATGATGACCGTATAGATTTCCAGGCGGCCCAGGAGCATGCACCAGACCAAAAGCCATTTACCGGCCAGGGGGATATTGGCAAAATTGTCCATGGGGCCGACCCCGCCGATCCCGGGGCCAATATTGCCGATAGTGGCGGCCACAGCGGCCATGGAGGTCACCAGATCCACGCCCATGGCGGCGAGACCCAAGGCTGAAATGGCGAACAAGCCCATGTATAAAACGAAAAAGGCGCACACGCTGTGGAGCACTTCCTCGGGAACCACCCTGCCCCCCAGCTTGACCGGAATCACGGCCCTGGGGTGGATCATACGGAACAACTCCCGGTAGCAATATTTAAAAAGCAGCATGACCCGCAGGCATTTGATGCCGCCGCCGGTGGACCCGGCCGAGGCGCCCACCACCATGCAAAACATGATGAGAAGTTGGCTCAGGGCCGGCCATAGCTCGTAATCGGCCGTGGCGTATCCGGTGGTGGTTATGATGGAGGAAACCTGAAAGGCCGAAGCCCGTATGGATTCGTTCAGGCTGCTGAACACCTTCCCGTGGATGTCCAGGGTGATTACAGCAACCAGCACTAAAACAAGGCCCAGGAAAAACCGGCATTCGGGGTCCTTCCACAGGGCCATGGGCTTGCCCCGCAATAACTGAAAGTGCAAGGAAAAGTTAATGCCCGCCACGATCATAAAGAAAATGATCACCCATTCAAAATAGGGGCTGTGATATTGCCCCACGGAGGTGTTGAGCGTGGAAAAGCCGCCCGTGGGCATGGTGGTGAAGGCGTGGCAAACCGCGTCGAAAACGCTCATGCCTCCCACAAACAGCAGCACGGCCTCCAAGACCGTAAACAAGGCGTACACCTGCCATAGGATGACCGCTGTGTCGCGGATGCGGGGCTTTAATTTGTCGGGAACAGGCGTGGGCACTTCGGCCTTATATAACTGCATGCCGCCTACTCCCAAGAACGGCAGGATGGCGACGGATAAGACAATGATTCCCATGCCGCCCAGCCACTGGATCATGCTGCGCCACATCAAAAGCCCCTTGGACACGCCTTCGATGTCGGACAACACGGAGGACCCGGTGGTTGTGAAGCCGGACACGGATTCGAACACCGCGTCCGTAAAACCCAAAAAAGACGAAGAAAAATAAAAGGGCAGGGCGCCGGCCACGCCGACCGCGGCCCAGCCCAAGGCCACAATGGCCATGCCTTCCCTATGGCTTAGGGTTTCCTGCTTTTTGGTAGGGGCCGCCAGATAAACCATGGCGCCCACCAAAAGCGTGATCCCCATGCCTTTGGCCAGGGGTATTATGCTCTGGTCCTGATAGTACAGGCCGACCAGCATGGGCAACGCCATGGCCAGCCCGCAAAAAACAAGCAAAATTCCAACAACGGAAAATGTGTGGCCCCATCTCATATTATAATCCTAAACTTTTTCCGGAGGGACATGGCCTTTTCTCAGGCGTCCTGTTGGTTAAAAGAACTCCAGCTTGACGGCCATGGCCTTTTCGATTTTCGGAATGGCTTGTTGGGAGCATAACAGAATAATCCGGTCCGCAGGCTGAATCACGCTGTCCCCCTTGGGGATGATCACCTCGTTATCCCTTATGATGGAAATAACCAGCGCGCCCTTTGGAAAGCTGATGCTTTTTAAGGGCTTTCCCACAATCTCCGCGGTTTCGAGAGCTTCGGCCTCCAAAACCTCGGCGCGCTCCCCTTTGAGGGATACGGAGGACAGCACTTTGCCCCGCCGGACATGCCCCAAAATCGTATTAATGGCGGACAATCGGGAACTTATGACGTGCTCGATCCCAATAGCCGTGGTCAAGGGAAAGTATCCGAATTTGTTGATCCTTGTGACGGCAATGGGCACGCCCATGCGTTTGGCGAGCAGGGAGGTGAGGATGTTGGTTTCTTCGTCCCCGGTCACGGTGATGACCACGTCCATATCCTCGATGTTTTCCTCGGCCAGCAAGCCCTGATCCGTGCCGTCCCCGTTCAGCACAACCACGTTATTCAGGGCTTCGGCCAACCGGTTGCACCGCTGCGGGTCGTCCTCCACGATTTTTACATACACGCCGCTCTGGGCCAAAGCCCTGGCCAGACGCATGCCAATGCGGCCCCCGCCCACAATAAAGGCCCGCTTCACGGGGCGGGACTCCTTGCCGAACAGCTTCAGGGCCGTGTGCAGATTGGCGTCGTCCGTTACAAAGTACACCAGGTCCCCCGGCACAAGGGAGTCGCGGCCTGTGGGGATGATCAACTCCTCATCCCGGACAATGGCGGCGATGAGCAGATGGAAGTCTCCGGTCACCTCACGCAATTTGGTCAAACGCATGTTGGATAAAGGAGACAGTTCGTCCAGGCGCACCCCGATCAGTTTGATGGCGCCGCCGGAAAACTCCGCCACGTCCTCGGCCCCCGGAACCTCCAATAGCCTCTGGACCGTGCGCACCAATTCCACTTCCGGATTGATGACCGTGTCAATGTGTGGGGGATCATCCCTTAAGCGGTCGGTAAAATCGGTGTAATCCGAGTCGCGGATGCGTATGAGCTTGCGGGTGGCCGGGGAAAGAAGATCGCAAACCAGGCAGGAAACCAGGTTGGTTTCGTCCGAATCGGTGACGGCCAGCAATATGTCGCTTTGGGAAATTCCCGCCTCCCGAAGCACTTCCGGACTGCTGCCCGATCCTTCAAACACCTGGACGTCCAGTTGCTCCGAAACCCTTTTCAACGCCTTGGGATCTTTGTCTATGACGACCACGTCCTTGTTTTCTGTGGCCAAACGGCTCGCAATATGAAAGCCGACTTCCCCCGCGCCTACAATAAGGATCTTCACGCATTCCTCCCTGTTCCGGTTATGGTGAGTAAAGGGCTTTGTAGTACAGCTTTTGGGCGGGTGTCAATCCAAGACGCGCAATCCGGCGCACAGGCTAAAAAACAGGAGAAAGTAAAGCCAGTCGGTTTTTTGGGCGTGCAATCCGCGGGACGTGGGATTAGGGCCGAAATTCCGGGACACAAGGGCCAGGGTAAGGTCCTGAGCCCGGGTGAAGGTGCGCTCCATCAACGGGGGAACCAAACGGGTGATGCGATATACCGGATTTTTCCTGTTTTCCAGGCCGCGAGACCTTTGCGCCTCCTTGATGGAATCCGCCTCCTCCATGATGATGGGGATGAAACGCATCATCAACGTCAGCATCATGGCCGCCCGGGCGCCGTCCATGAACGGGATAGGCTTAAAATACCACCTGACCGCGGAAAAAACGCCGCTTGTCCGCGTGGCGCCCGTAAAAACCGCGCTGGCGATCAAAACCACGAACAAACGCCAACTGATAAGCAGGCCGTCTTCCAGTCCGTTGACCGAAAACCAGGGAATTGCGCCGTTAAAAACGGCCGGTCCCGGCGTGACGGCGCCGCGAACCAGAATGATTCCCACAAGAAAAAGGAGGAACACCTGGGCGTTTCGGATCATGGTAAAAGCGGGAACCTTGCCGGCGATCGCCGTGAAGGCTGCTATAAAAAACAGCCCCAAAGCGGCGTAAGGGCCGCATTGCACCGTGGCCAGGCTCAAAACGACAAGAGCCGCCAGCTTGAACCTGGGGTCCATCCTGTGAACGGCCGTGGCGCCCGGCGTGTAAACAAAAAGGTTTACTCCAGCCACGAATCGACCTCCCGGCCGAATAACGAGGCGCAGGGACGGCGCACGCCGAATTTTTCCAGGTCCGGGGTCGCCTCATCCAGAGAGCAATCCAGGGCCAGGCGTCCTTTGTCCATGACCAATATACGTCCGGCGTGGGCGGCGACCTTTTCAATATCATGAGTGGCCACGATGATGGTTTTGCCCAATCCGTGCAAATTCACCATTTGCTGCAGCACCTGCTTCACCCCCGGATAGTCCAGGTTGGAAAACGGCTCGTCAAACACGATCACCCGAGACTCCATGGCCAGCACGCCGGCAACCGCCGTCCGCTGTTTTTCCCCGCCGGAAAGCAAATAAGGCCGGCGGTCGCCCATATGGCCCATGCCCACGGCTTCCAAAGACGCCTTCACCCTTTTGTTGATCTCCTCCTCGGGAAGGCCCAGGTTTTCCGGGCCGAAAGCCACGTCGTCCGCCACGGTCTCCCCCACGATCTGGTTTCTCACATCGGAAAAAACCATCCCCACAACCTGGCGGGCTTGAACGGGGTTCTTTTTGGTGGAAACGCCGGCCACAAGCACCTCTCCTTCGGAAGGAAGGGACAAGGCGTTCATGTGCCGGAGAAGCGTGGTCTTGCCCGAACCGTTCTTTCCGCACAGGATGATGAACTCTCCCGGCGCCGCCCTGAAAGACACCCCGGACAAACCCATTATTCCTCCGGAAAAGGTATGGGAGACGTTTTTAAACTCAAGGACTGAGTCGGCCATGTTATTCATCCGATTTAAAGCGCCGCAGCATATTTCTGATTCCCACAATCAAAGAGGCGTTGGCGGCTATTTTTATAACGTCCCCTAAAAGAAAGGGCGCCATGCCCACCGCCCAGGCCTTTCCCCACGAAAAACCGGCCATGCTTTTTAATCGGGACACGCCGATGGCGTACACGAGCGCCGAACCCAGAACCATGGCGAGCACGTCATAAACCATGGCCTTGGTCACAGCTCCCGCCGCAGGATTGTGGTGATATTTTTTTCCCAGGCCGGAAATAAGCCCGATAAGAACGACCGCAGGCAGGTACGCAAAAAGATAGCCCCCGGTGGGCCCCATAAACTGCACCAGCCCGGCGCCGCCTCCGGAGAAAACCGGCATCCCCAATATGCCCGCCAACATATATATCCCCACGGAAGCCGCGCCCCACCAAGGCCCCAATATAAGCCCGGCCAGCATGACGAACATGTTCTGCAATACAATGGGCACTGGCCCAATGGGAATGGCGATGTAAGCGCCGACGGCCATCAGGGCCGCCATCAGAGCGCCCAGGACCATGTTCCGGATTTGCGTGAATGAAAAGGCGTTTTCTTCGCCGATATTTTCGTTCATCTTGAATAACCCTTTATTGCCTGCATAAAAATTGAGGCGCCTTAACTTTCCTGCGCCTCCCCCGACTGATAAAAGCAGTCCCCATGAAAAACCTCCTCCAACCTGCCGTCCGCCAACTCCACTATCAAAGATCCCTGGGAGTTTACATCCACGGCTCTGCCTTCCAGCACGTCCCGGGTAGTCTGAATCCTCACCGGACGGCCTATGGTGGAAGTATACTGCTTCCACTGCGCGATTACGTCTTCGTCCTTGTTCTTAAGACGTTCTTCCATAGAATCAAGAAAACCGGTCAGTATTTTCCTCCGGGGAAACTCCTGCCCCAGCAAGTCGCGGATGGAAACCGCATTAGGCTCCGCTTTGGAAGGATTGTTGTTGACGTTAACGCCGATTCCCAGATTCACGTATTGGACGAATTCATCCTGCGTCGCCATTTCCGACAGCATGCCGTTCAGCTTTTTCTCGCCCACCAGGATGTCGTTGGGCCACTTTACCGTTGCGTTGATGCCCGTCAAATTCCTGACCACCAGGGCCAGGCTGACGGAGGCTGTAAACAAGACTTTATAGACCTGGTTGATGGGAAAAGAAGGCCTTAGAATTACTGTGAAATATAGTCCCCCATCCTGAGAGTCCCATACCCGATTCAACCTTCCGCGTCCTTTTGTCTGCCTTTGCGCTACCACCGTGGTCATATGAGGGCAGTCGCTTTCCGCCAAGTCCCTGGCAATTGTCATGGTGGACGTTGCTTCTTCATAATAATGAATCAGCGGCGCCCTCTCTCCAAATTCCCAAGGGTACAAAAAATCCCCTTCGTCTTCCAGAGTATACCCTGTAGAACCCGCCGTGATGGAATAGCCCCGCTCCCGAAGTCCATTAATATGCTTATGCACGGACACGCGCGATACGCCCAGGTCCTGGCTGATTTTTTCTCCGGACAAGGGAGTTGTCGCCTCTTTTAACAAACCGACAATTTTTGCTTTCATAAAGATCCTCGTATAGGGCTGCAGGGTTCTTTTATTTGGGGCGCGGCCTTTTTCGTTAACCACTATGCTTATACCCATTAACGATTTAAAATGCAACTTGTGAAATATTTCTTTTGCCACAAGTTTTGTCAAAAAGGCGCCACAGTGATGAGCCATTTGTCCTGGCAAGCAGGATTATGCCCTGTTTTGCGGGATAAGAGGGCAAAGGAATTTTTTCACAATCGGAGCGGGCCCGGCAAAATACGCGAAAACACTTCATTTTAATTTTTTTTGAAAAAACCATCAGTTTTGGAATCGATTTTGCAAGTAAAAAAGGCGACAGCAGAAAGAGACAAAATCGGCTTCCCCCCTGGGCGCCCTTTCCACACAACCTTCAGCCGTAGAAGTGTTTTGGTTTTTGATGTTCTTTTTTTGTAATCCGCCTCTTTAGGCCTAACCCCCCGCACCGGGAAAGTGTTCGTAGGAAAGGATGACTATGAGAAACCTTGACTGCCCATACTACAACACATGCCTCACTAGCGCCGCCAAGCATAATCTTCCCGATTGGGACTGTGGTCCTTGCCCTAACAGGGATGTGAAGTGTGAAAGGGAAGAACCTGATATGGTCGCCTACCATATCTTATTGCGGGCGATTTTCGACCCTGAACAATATGCCATGTACCTGGGCTCCAAGCCCATGCACAAGCCCAGACAAAAAGCCGTTGCCAGTCAACAAATGGCGTCGATGTAGAAAAGCGCCGCCAATGGGATTCTTCCTGACGCTTGCCGGGCAAGCCAAAGGAAATCCCTACACCCTTCGTGTATATGTAGGTTCCCCGGGCTGCTGGGATGCAGCCCACATGAAGTTGTCCTGTATTATCCCGATGCCATCCACTTAAAATTGGTTGATTTTGGGGTGCAATATAGCAAGGGAGAGGTGCGCCTCGGCCTCGCCCCATATAACAAAACCCCGGACCTCTTGTTGTGTGGGACCCAACAGGCGTGTCGGGGTTTTGCTTAAAATGAAAACCCAATCCTCCGGGAGGCTGGAGGGATCTTGGCCTATTGTTCGAAGAGCCTGGCGGAAAACTTTGGGATTGATCGGGCGCCCTGCTTGGAGCCGTCGCAAGTGGCATAAAAAAGAAAAAGCCCCCGAAACCAGGCTGGGGGAACCAGTAACCTGCCTCGGGGGCTTCCCAAAAGGGGATGGGGACGGTCTGCGCTGTTAAGTTTGACACCGGATCAGGTTGGTAGCGCTTCCCGTTTTCCGAGTGCATAATAACCCTATTTTTTTATTTACGGCAATGAAACGCTTCACAGTGAATATAGGATAAAATTCACAAATAATACAGGCAATTCACAATAAGGGCAGCATATGCTGAACGAGATTCGCCGATGTTTTCCGCAAATTCATGGATAAAACCCGCGCAATGCCCTTCAACAGCTTGATCCCTATTTCAGGATTCTCCGTCACCACTCTATGAAACTGGCTTCTGGTCATGGTTATTAATTGACTTGGCTTGCGGGCTATAACGGTGGCCGAACGGGGAAAATCGTCTATAACCGCCATCTCTCCAATGGAGCTGCCTTGAGGCAGACTGGTAAGCTCGGCGAACTTGTCGCCCTCCAGGCATTTCACGACGGCCAACAGGCCTTCCGCCACAAAACAGACAAAATCGCCTTTGTCGCCCTCTCTAAAAACCGTTTCTCCCGCCTCGACGGTCAACAACAGGGTTTGCTTGGACACCGCCAACATTTGCTCGTGCGTCAAATCTTCAAACATGGGGATCACGGATAAACACGCTAAAATATCCTGACTTGCCATGCTGTTAAACCCTGCTCCAAAATCATTATTTTGCATTGCATTCGCCTCCTTGCCAAGCCATTGATGCAAAAGGCTTACCAGCCATGCAAAAAAAACAAACGATAAACGGCGGCCCGCCATGAAATCGGCCCAGGCTGCCCGACTTTTTCAATCTATTCTTAAGACACTTCTTCCCAATAGGCTTTAGCCCCCGCCCTCTGGAAGGCGGCGACCATTTTTTCCGCGGTTTCCCGGTTTACGCCCTTTTTCACCACGCGCGGCTTGCCCGAAAAAAAGCCCTCCACTTTGGAGACGTCCACCTTGTAGAGCTTGGCAATGCCCTGCTTTACCTCGTCCAGGGTTTTGCCCTCAATAAGCTCGCCTTTGTAAAGGACATTGTATGCAGACGGCGCAGGCGCGGGCTTTTCCAACGGAATCTCCAACTCCGCTTGAACAGGTTCAGGAGCGGCCTGAGCCGGGGCTGGGGCCGCCTCTTTTTCCTCTTTCACCGGTTTGCCTTCGGCGGCTTCTCTGCGTGCTTCAATGGCTTTGGCAGGCGCCTCGATCCCGCTGGGATCAAAGGTCAATTCCACGCCAAATCCCTTGCAGCCGGGGTTATGCCCCTTTGCAAAAGAGCCGGCGGAGGCATTAGTGAGTTCACCCAGATCCAAGGGCGTACCCGACTCGAAGCTCTCTTCCACCTTGCCGAGCAAGCCCTGAGTGTACTCGGTGGCCAAAGGGCCGCAGGTGTGGCAGTTCAGCCTGACGGCGCCAGACAAGAGCTTGAATATTTCCTGAGAATCCAAAAGAGCATAACGCCCTTTCAGTTCTTTGAAAAAGCCTTCCATGATCAATGGAATTTGCAACATGGGCGTGGTGATGGCGCTTTTAGCCCCCAAAGCCTTGACCACAAAGTCGTGCAGCGCCTCGTCGGAAAGCTCCTTGCCCATTTCTGCGTCCTTGCGTTTGGAGGCATCGTTGTTATCGTCGCCTTCCTTTCTATGCTCGTAGTCGGGAACGGCTTCCTGGCCCGCAATGGAGACAATCATCTCATCCGCCGCTTCAAAAAGATTATTGATGACGTCCAACTCCGGCCAAGTGGGAAAAATCTCGTTCCTGGCCAGAATATAAATATTCTTTCTGAATTTCTTTCTGGAATACGGGGCCAGACCCTGCCTTGCAGCGGCGTCCAGGTCCTCCTCCCTGTCAGGATTGAGCTGGGACCAAATGGAAAGGGCCGCCCCTAAAAAACTTTCCGGTTCGGCTTTCATGGTGGTCATGGGCATGTCCCCCACCATTTTCATGGTCGTGGAGTTGCGGTTCTCATTAAAAAACTCCTCAATAAAACGAACTTTCAGGCCCTGCCGGTATGCCAGGATTGCCTTTAGCGTCCGGGCGGCTTGCTTGCCCGGAACCGGCAGGCTGGACAGCGCCTCCATGGCGGAGTCCTGCACTTTGGGATCCTCCAACGCCGTGAGCAACGGCTCAAAAGCCTCTGCCTTTTTCATACGCCCCAAAGAAAGCGCAGCCTCCCGCCGCACTTTGGGCGTTATCCATATTTTCCACTTAGGCGGATTAAGATCGGCAATAAGTTTTTCCACATTGATCTTTTTATTGGCCATGACAAGTCACTCCTTGACTGGGAACCGTTATATGCAACCAACAGGACGTTGATCGGAGCTGTTAACCGGGAATGAATCGAAGTAATTCATAATCCTAAGC of Desulfatibacillum aliphaticivorans DSM 15576 contains these proteins:
- a CDS encoding AraC family transcriptional regulator, with the translated sequence MNQFLATHPTTISSWAVVIARTCAFYGLNSKELLKKAAIDEKVLGQPGQRIEIDKIARLWNLAVEQSRDPCLGLRVIRHIHPVTFHALGPALLASRDLREALERLCRVYQIISDEVEVRIDSRDDGDALCFTPFAGRPLPVGASVDAFMAAAVFYARMLYDASLNPVKVEFMHEKWGEGREYERLFQAPVYFAMQDNAIVFSLQDAHKTLLTANAEIAMQNDKLVFDYLARCKTERLDQQVRSRLLKSLPLGEPSIETTAQSMGISPRSLQRHLRNQGTSFTEILDETRKHLAENLIRYPHLSVTDVAFQLGYSDSSNFSRAFRRWFGKSPNMYKRIL
- a CDS encoding SDR family NAD(P)-dependent oxidoreductase: MTQLSGSKAVITGGAMGIGLATAKRLLDEGCQVAIWDINKEALMQAEKELKEEGDRVLFCQCDVSDEEQVYHYAQVVQNAMGQVDILINNAGMVVPGRFCQYKPSVREKETRVNLLAMYYTIYAFLPGMYERNCGHIVNISSGAGLVGMPDLAAYCAAKWAVYGLTESLRFEAIVDGKTGVHFSSVHPGILKKGMFEGSKLNLLGEIMIPRVNDHDSIAGVIVNRALKKNRYIVKFPKSLHMGPLARGLMPDRMMNSIMLLAGIGDSMKNWTGSGRDQ
- a CDS encoding TrkH family potassium uptake protein; translation: MRWGHTFSVVGILLVFCGLAMALPMLVGLYYQDQSIIPLAKGMGITLLVGAMVYLAAPTKKQETLSHREGMAIVALGWAAVGVAGALPFYFSSSFLGFTDAVFESVSGFTTTGSSVLSDIEGVSKGLLMWRSMIQWLGGMGIIVLSVAILPFLGVGGMQLYKAEVPTPVPDKLKPRIRDTAVILWQVYALFTVLEAVLLFVGGMSVFDAVCHAFTTMPTGGFSTLNTSVGQYHSPYFEWVIIFFMIVAGINFSLHFQLLRGKPMALWKDPECRFFLGLVLVLVAVITLDIHGKVFSSLNESIRASAFQVSSIITTTGYATADYELWPALSQLLIMFCMVVGASAGSTGGGIKCLRVMLLFKYCYRELFRMIHPRAVIPVKLGGRVVPEEVLHSVCAFFVLYMGLFAISALGLAAMGVDLVTSMAAVAATIGNIGPGIGGVGPMDNFANIPLAGKWLLVWCMLLGRLEIYTVIILFVPEFWRK
- the trkA gene encoding Trk system potassium transporter TrkA — translated: MKILIVGAGEVGFHIASRLATENKDVVVIDKDPKALKRVSEQLDVQVFEGSGSSPEVLREAGISQSDILLAVTDSDETNLVSCLVCDLLSPATRKLIRIRDSDYTDFTDRLRDDPPHIDTVINPEVELVRTVQRLLEVPGAEDVAEFSGGAIKLIGVRLDELSPLSNMRLTKLREVTGDFHLLIAAIVRDEELIIPTGRDSLVPGDLVYFVTDDANLHTALKLFGKESRPVKRAFIVGGGRIGMRLARALAQSGVYVKIVEDDPQRCNRLAEALNNVVVLNGDGTDQGLLAEENIEDMDVVITVTGDEETNILTSLLAKRMGVPIAVTRINKFGYFPLTTAIGIEHVISSRLSAINTILGHVRRGKVLSSVSLKGERAEVLEAEALETAEIVGKPLKSISFPKGALVISIIRDNEVIIPKGDSVIQPADRIILLCSQQAIPKIEKAMAVKLEFF
- a CDS encoding energy-coupling factor transporter transmembrane component T family protein, yielding MAGVNLFVYTPGATAVHRMDPRFKLAALVVLSLATVQCGPYAALGLFFIAAFTAIAGKVPAFTMIRNAQVFLLFLVGIILVRGAVTPGPAVFNGAIPWFSVNGLEDGLLISWRLFVVLIASAVFTGATRTSGVFSAVRWYFKPIPFMDGARAAMMLTLMMRFIPIIMEEADSIKEAQRSRGLENRKNPVYRITRLVPPLMERTFTRAQDLTLALVSRNFGPNPTSRGLHAQKTDWLYFLLFFSLCAGLRVLD
- a CDS encoding energy-coupling factor ABC transporter ATP-binding protein, which encodes MADSVLEFKNVSHTFSGGIMGLSGVSFRAAPGEFIILCGKNGSGKTTLLRHMNALSLPSEGEVLVAGVSTKKNPVQARQVVGMVFSDVRNQIVGETVADDVAFGPENLGLPEEEINKRVKASLEAVGMGHMGDRRPYLLSGGEKQRTAVAGVLAMESRVIVFDEPFSNLDYPGVKQVLQQMVNLHGLGKTIIVATHDIEKVAAHAGRILVMDKGRLALDCSLDEATPDLEKFGVRRPCASLFGREVDSWLE
- a CDS encoding biotin transporter BioY, with translation MNENIGEENAFSFTQIRNMVLGALMAALMAVGAYIAIPIGPVPIVLQNMFVMLAGLILGPWWGAASVGIYMLAGILGMPVFSGGGAGLVQFMGPTGGYLFAYLPAVVLIGLISGLGKKYHHNPAAGAVTKAMVYDVLAMVLGSALVYAIGVSRLKSMAGFSWGKAWAVGMAPFLLGDVIKIAANASLIVGIRNMLRRFKSDE
- a CDS encoding biotin--[acetyl-CoA-carboxylase] ligase, with protein sequence MKAKIVGLLKEATTPLSGEKISQDLGVSRVSVHKHINGLRERGYSITAGSTGYTLEDEGDFLYPWEFGERAPLIHYYEEATSTMTIARDLAESDCPHMTTVVAQRQTKGRGRLNRVWDSQDGGLYFTVILRPSFPINQVYKVLFTASVSLALVVRNLTGINATVKWPNDILVGEKKLNGMLSEMATQDEFVQYVNLGIGVNVNNNPSKAEPNAVSIRDLLGQEFPRRKILTGFLDSMEERLKNKDEDVIAQWKQYTSTIGRPVRIQTTRDVLEGRAVDVNSQGSLIVELADGRLEEVFHGDCFYQSGEAQES
- a CDS encoding cyclic nucleotide-binding domain-containing protein, encoding MQNNDFGAGFNSMASQDILACLSVIPMFEDLTHEQMLAVSKQTLLLTVEAGETVFREGDKGDFVCFVAEGLLAVVKCLEGDKFAELTSLPQGSSIGEMAVIDDFPRSATVIARKPSQLITMTRSQFHRVVTENPEIGIKLLKGIARVLSMNLRKTSANLVQHMLPLL
- a CDS encoding HEAT repeat domain-containing protein; translation: MANKKINVEKLIADLNPPKWKIWITPKVRREAALSLGRMKKAEAFEPLLTALEDPKVQDSAMEALSSLPVPGKQAARTLKAILAYRQGLKVRFIEEFFNENRNSTTMKMVGDMPMTTMKAEPESFLGAALSIWSQLNPDREEDLDAAARQGLAPYSRKKFRKNIYILARNEIFPTWPELDVINNLFEAADEMIVSIAGQEAVPDYEHRKEGDDNNDASKRKDAEMGKELSDEALHDFVVKALGAKSAITTPMLQIPLIMEGFFKELKGRYALLDSQEIFKLLSGAVRLNCHTCGPLATEYTQGLLGKVEESFESGTPLDLGELTNASAGSFAKGHNPGCKGFGVELTFDPSGIEAPAKAIEARREAAEGKPVKEEKEAAPAPAQAAPEPVQAELEIPLEKPAPAPSAYNVLYKGELIEGKTLDEVKQGIAKLYKVDVSKVEGFFSGKPRVVKKGVNRETAEKMVAAFQRAGAKAYWEEVS